A portion of the Ficedula albicollis isolate OC2 chromosome 4, FicAlb1.5, whole genome shotgun sequence genome contains these proteins:
- the TMEM33 gene encoding transmembrane protein 33: protein MANKLDTAMWISRLFTVYCSALFVLPLLGLHEAASFYQRALLANALTSALRLHQRLPHFQLSRAFLAQALLEDSCHYLLYSLIFVNSYPVTMSIFPVLLFSLLHAATYTKKVLDARSSNSVPFLRNLLEKLSANQQNILKFIACNEIFLMPATVFMLFSGQGSLLQPFIYYRFLTLRYSSRRNPYCRTLFTELRIVVEHLITKPSCPVFVRRLCLSGISFISRLAPNVA from the exons ATGGCTAATAAGTTGGATACAGCAATGTGGATTTCCCGCTTGTTCACGGTTTACTGCTCAGCTTTATTTGTCCTGCCTCTTCTAGG GTTGCATGAAGCAGCAAGCTTTTATCAGCGTGCCTTGCTGGCAAATGCTCTTACCAGTGCCCTCCGACTACACCAAAGGCTACCGCACTTCCAGCTTAGCAGGGCATTTCtggcccaggctctgctggaggacAGCTGCCATTACCTGTTGTACTCCCTTATCTTTGTGAATTCCTACCCTGTTACAA TGAgtatttttccagttctgctgtTCTCTTTGCTTCATGCTGCCACATACACGAAGAAGGTTCTTGAT GCACGAAGTTCAAACAGTGTGCCCTTTTTGAGAAATCTCTTAGAGAAACTGAGTGCTAATCAACAGAATATTCTAAAATTCATTGCTTGCAATGAAATTTTCCTGATGCCTGCTACAGTTTTCATGCTCTTCAG TGGACAAGGGAGTCTGCTCCAGCCGTTCATTTACTATAGGTTTCTTACATTACGCTACTCTTCTCGGCGAAATCCGTACTGTCG gaCTCTCTTCACCGAGCTCAGGATTGTTGTTGAACACTTAATAACGAAGCCCTCGTGCCCTGTTTTTGTAAGAAGACTATGCCTCAGTGGCATTTCCTTTATAAGCAGATTGGCACCAAATGTTGCATAG